GACACCAATACCTGACCCGCGGTATATATGTGCCGGTGAGATTGATTTTGTATAGCCATGTCTATCGACTTTTTGGCATAGATGACTGCAGAGTCGATGTTGTTGTTTTGCAAAAATATTTGACCTATCTGTTGGTTGGCTGACGTAAGGAAAAACTGATTATTAAATTGAGTGCAAAATGCGACAGTTTGTTTATGGATGCGAAGGGCATCTCTAAAATTACCCAATTCCATCGCTACTCTGCCTAAGGCATTATTTCTTGCTGCAAGCATATTCGTATTTCTGATAGTAGGAATAGTATCCCTTACTAATCCGCAGTACATTTTTACTGTATCATATTTTTGAAAGTCGAGATAGACATTGGCAAGGTGGGCATTCAATAATAAAACATCATAACCGGATAAGTGATATTTATCAACCATGCTTAACCCTTCGTTAAACAATTCCAATGATATTTCAGGCTGTCCAATCAATCTGTAACAGATGGCCCGTTGGTTATTGAGTTTGAACAGAATTTTTTTATCCAAGCCATGCATGGATTCATATAGCTCTAAACCCTTCGTCGCATATTCGGCAGCAGCGGCATAATCTCCCACTCTATCCTGATAGCGTGACAAACAAAAATATCCTAACGCGATACCTTCTGCATCATTAATTTGTGTGGAATAATTGATGAGCAGATTTCCTATGACTATGCAACTATCAATTTTATTAGTCCCGTAATACTCGGATTTTTTAAACAGACTGTCTATATACCGATCTCTATGCTCCTGACATTGCGCAAAAAAATAAAATGTCATCAAGGAACTAAAAACAAATATTTTCAAATTTTTTTATCATATTTTCAGAGATGTTAGTATGATTTTATCAACTCATCAATTTCAGATTTAAGCCTGTCAAAATCAATAGGTTTTGTAAAAAATCCAGAAGCTCCCGAGTTCATCGCTCTGTCATAGTTTTCGCTGTCTCCGTAAGCCGATATCATACTTACCTTGATAAAAGGAAATTCTGCTTTGACTTTTTCAAGCATATCCAATCCTGACATACCAGGCATATTGATATCTGAAAATATATATACTACGTCAGGCGGATCCTGACTGTGCAATATATCCATGGCCTCCTGGGCCGAAAATGCAAACTCTATTTCAATCTCTCCGCTTCTGATTTCCTTTCTGAGTTTTTGCCGAAACAGGATTTCAACATCTTTTTCATCATCTACTACTAAGAATTTCATTATTTGATTTTTTAAAGTGATTAAATGTTTAAATTAATTGTGAATGTAGTACCAGTAATTGTATTGGATTCGACTGCGATCTCACCTCCATGCGCCTTCACATTATCATAAGCCAAAGATAATCCTAAGCCTGTCCCCTGCCCGGTGGGTTTGGTAATAAAAAAGGGCTGAAAGATTTTATCTTTGATGGCGTCGGTTATAAAGGAGTTGTTTTCCAGGATGAAAACTCGACTTAAAAGCTTTCTCACAATGTGAGTCTGGCTGTTTCTAGTGATGGATATAGTAGAAAAAGTCTTTGTAACAAAACACTCAGCAATCTCCATTTTTTATTTGTTAATGAGGTTATGATTTCTATTTATACTAATGGATGAGATAAAATTTCAGACCATATAATTATGTAAATATAGTATTTCTTAATGTTGCCAGAATTTTTAACAACGATTATTTTTTTTCAGATAGAAATAATTCTGAATTATTATCATAATTGGAGAAATGCAATTGAAAGATTTTTTTAACTTTGCCAAACGAACACAATATATCATAAATTAAAAAACAAGTCACCATGAAGAAAATAGGAATATTATTTGGCAAGGAAAATACCTTCCCACAAGCTTTTATTGATAGAGTAAACTCAAAAAAGGTCAAAGGTATCACGGCTGAAGCGGTACAAGTTGACGTCGTCGAGCAAGCAGATCCAACAGAATATGCTGTCATCATTGACAGAATTTCTCAGGATGTGCCTTTTTACAGAGCATATCTCAAGAATGCTGCTTTGATGGGTACTGCTGTGGTCAACAACCCATTCTGGTGGAGCGCTGACGAAAAGTTTTTCAATAATTGCCTTTCCAAGACCGTAGGTGTTCCGGTACCCAATACAGTACTCCTGCCATCATTCAACAGACCGGATGATACTTCTGAGCAATCTTTCCGTAATCTCAAATTTCCAACTGACTGGGAGAGAATATTTGACTATATCAAATTTCCCGCTTACATGAAACCACATTCAGGTGGTGGATGGAAGAGTGTATATAAAGTGACAAGCCCGGAAGATCTTTGGGCCAAGCATGCAGAAACAGATCAGTTGGTCATGCTGCTTCAGGAGGAAATTGTATTTGACCATTATTTCAGATGTTACTATTTGGCAGGTGACAGAGTTCATGTCATGCCATATGAACCACGCAATCCTCATCATCTGCGATATGTAGTGGATAATCCTACCAAAGATGAAAAACTATTAGCCACAGTCAGAGATTATACCATCAAGCTGTGTCATGCTTTGGGATATGATTTTAATACTGTGGAGTTTGCCATCCGTGATGGTATTCCGATAGCCATTGACTTTTGTAATCCTGCTCCGGATGCTGATATCAACTCTGTTGGTCAGGCCAATTTTGACTGGATAGTAGAGAATGCAGCAGAGATGGCGATAGAAAAAGCAAAAAATCATAAAGCAAATCAGAATAATCTTACTTGGGGTACATTTATAAGTGATATATTTGCACCTGCTAAAAAAGCATCACCTAAAAAATAGGTTGCTTTTCAGCATTTATTACAATAGTCAGATATCGCAATGGAGCAAAAACTTAGATTGGCAATACTTGATATGAATGATGGCAGACCCAATCAGGGTATGCGATGTATCAGAGATATTACTGCCATGTATAGCAGCGCATTTGAAATTGATGAATTTGATGTTCGTAGTAAAGACGAAGTTCCGGACCTGAGTTATGATGTGTATATATCCAGTGGCGGACCTGGCAATCCTCTAGTGGGTGACGGTATCTGGGACAAAGCATGGTACAAACTAGTCGGAGATCTTTGGGACTACAATCTGGAAAACCATCATCATAAAAAATATGTTTTTTTTATCTGCCACTCCTTTCAGATGGCATGTCACTTTTTTGAATTGGGAACAATAGTGCCCAGGAAGTCCACATCTTTTGGTATCATGCCCGTACATCAAACAAGATATGGTGAAAACGATGCTATTTTCAAGAATCTGCCCGATCCAATGTGGGCAGTTGATAGTAGAGATTATCAGCTGATACAACCTGATCTGGATGTCTTCAGGATGCATGGGGCCAAGATCCTGGCACTTGAGAAAATAAGAACACATGTCGAATACGAAAGAGCCATCATGGCCGTAAGATTTTCTGATGAATTTATAGGCACTCAATTTCATCCGGAGGCCGACCCTATAGGTATGAAAATACATTTTGAAAAACCTGAGGTTAAAGAGCAGGTCATCAAAAATTTTGGTCAGGCCAAGTATGATCTGATGATGGACCACATAGATGATCCTGATAAGATCGAACTCACACACGATACCATTTTACCATTGTTTATTGAGAATGCTCTTGACTCTATTTATGCCAGAAATGCAGTATTGGTATGATACCTGAAATCAGAAAGAAATTTAATGCGGATTTTACAGCAGAGAGATTTGAAGTATTCAAACAAGGGCTGCAGGATATGTATAACCACAAACCCAACTTCAGGGAAGCAGAAACGCCGTTTTTTATTCCAAAAATATTGAAAGAAAGGTTGCTGGAGGCATGTGAGGAAATCACGGATTTGATCCTGCGACCAGACCTGAAAAAAAATATCACAGGGAGCACTCTACGATGAAAATATCATTGTGCCAGGTGAAGATGATCATACGACTTTTCTTCAGATGGATTTTGGCATTTGTCTGGATCAAAATGGAGACCCGTTTCCTATGCTCATTGAAATTCAGGGATTTCCATCGGTCTACTTTTTCCAGTACATGGCTACGATAGCTTACAAAAAATACTATGATCTGCCTGCCAATCTAACTCCCTACTTCAATGGATATGATGAATCATCTTATAAAAAACTAATGTATGATATCATCGTAGGCGACTCGGATCCCAAAAACGTAGTTTTGCTTGAAATTGAACCCGAATTACAAAATACTTATATCGACCTATTGGCTACATCTATAGAATTGGGCATTCCTGTGGTCTGTGTCACCAAAGTGATGAAGGAGGGTCGAAGCCTGTACTACATAGACAAAAATGGGGATAAACAGAAGATCGAAAAAATCTACAACAGAGTCATATTTGATGAACTTCACCAAAGGACAGATCTGCAGATGCAGTTTAAATTTACCGATGACCTGGATGTGAAGTGGGTAGGCCATCCCAACTGGTTTTTCAGGATCAGCAAGTATATCATGCCCTATCTCAAGAGCAGGTTTGTTCCTGAAACACTTTTTTTAAACGAACTGAAAGAAATTCCTTCAGACCTTGAAAATTATGTGCTTAAACCATTGTTTTCATTTGCAGGTGCGGGTGTGATCATAGATGTCACCAAAGAAGATATCGAAGCCATATCAGACAAATCCAATTATATCCTTCAGAAAAAAGTCAATTACGAACCGGTACTGCAATCACCCAACGATCCGGTCAAAGTAGAGTTAAGAATGCTTATGGTATGGCCTGAAAAAGACGAGAGACCCCATGTCGCAGTCAATCTGGTGAGCCTGTCAAAAGGAAAGATGATAGGAGTAAAATACAACAAAGACAAGGATTGGGTAGGGGGCAGTGTGGGCTTGTATGAAGGGTAAAATCCGGTACTTGGTCTGAATTTTGTTTGTATTTTTAGAATACGTATTGTTAAGTCTTAATAGCATACAACACTGATTTTTTTAGTGTGTATAACATATTGCACTTTTGTGAAAAAAATTAACTTGCTACATTTGCCTATACTTACCCCCAACCCCTAAAGTGGAGACCAGCACTAATATTGAAAGCATTGGCGTGGATCGTCTCAAGCGTAGCTTGACAGGCTCTTTAGGGAATGAGGGTAGCGAGGGAATTTAAGTATTTGTGCAATTTGTTATACACACATTTTTTTAGGCATCCAACGTGATAAAGGAAGATTTAACCAAGCTATACAAAAATTGTTAGTCGTCCTTAATGAGTCTATTGCGATATTTCAGGGTACTAATTTAGTCATGGTCTTCAAATCTACCGCCTCTTAATCTGCAAGAAGTCTGGAGTTTTGAAGTTAGAAAACGATTGTGGAAACGATTGTAGAAAGATTTTTTGAATTTTTCTGATTTTAATAATAATCCGAATTTTTAAATGTATTTGTCCATAATCTTCCCTACGAACTTATTATTGTGAACAGAAAATATTCTGCAAATTTTTAAATTATATTGTATTGTAAATTAAATAATTTTGATAATAAATTTTTGCTTTCAATTTTTTGTTTAGTATAGGGGCAAAACATCACACTTTTATGTATCCTTTACAAACTCATTAATATCCATTACCACTTTATTTGGCAATAAACATAAGAAGGCTTCGTTTACTTATCAGGT
The sequence above is drawn from the Saprospiraceae bacterium genome and encodes:
- a CDS encoding response regulator; protein product: MKFLVVDDEKDVEILFRQKLRKEIRSGEIEIEFAFSAQEAMDILHSQDPPDVVYIFSDINMPGMSGLDMLEKVKAEFPFIKVSMISAYGDSENYDRAMNSGASGFFTKPIDFDRLKSEIDELIKSY
- a CDS encoding GMP synthase; translated protein: MEQKLRLAILDMNDGRPNQGMRCIRDITAMYSSAFEIDEFDVRSKDEVPDLSYDVYISSGGPGNPLVGDGIWDKAWYKLVGDLWDYNLENHHHKKYVFFICHSFQMACHFFELGTIVPRKSTSFGIMPVHQTRYGENDAIFKNLPDPMWAVDSRDYQLIQPDLDVFRMHGAKILALEKIRTHVEYERAIMAVRFSDEFIGTQFHPEADPIGMKIHFEKPEVKEQVIKNFGQAKYDLMMDHIDDPDKIELTHDTILPLFIENALDSIYARNAVLV